Within Deltaproteobacteria bacterium, the genomic segment GATGATGGCCCAGAGTCTGGACAAGCTGCGGCACCGGCTGGCAGCGATCCCGGCCGCAGACCGCCCCGGGGTGGTCTGGTTATGGAGTAAACCCACAAAAATAGGCGGCAACCGTGGGATAATGCCGGAGTTGATCACTCTCACCGGGGGGATTAATCTGGGAAGCCACCTGAACGCCTTCTACCAGGAGCTGTCCATGGAAACCATTGTTGGGCTCAACCCCGAGGTGGTGTTGATCTGGGGTTCAGCTTCGTATGGGCCGGCGGATATCCTCCATGATCCGAAATGGCAATCAATTCGAGCGGTAAAGACCCAGCGAGTGTTCAAGTCTCCCCGGGCTTCGAACTGGTCGCCCCGAGTGATAAGTCTGGCCTGGTGGATGGCCCATTGCTTACATCCCCAGCAAATCTCCCCAGCGGAAATGCAAGCCGAGCTTGATCAGTTTTACCGACGCTGTTTCGGCATTCCCTATCAGGGGGGACATTGAAGGCCCGGACCTGGGTCCAGTGGGGGCTGCTCCTGTCCCCCTTACCGGCCTTTGTTTTGGCCCTGCAGGTGGGAGCCTACCCGGTGCCCTGGGAAACCTTGTGGGGAGCGTTCGTTTATTGCCCCGAGCAAGCGGCCCTGCCGGACTACCTGCGGGTGATCATCTTTAATGTCCGTCTCCCCCGGATTGTCCTGGCGATGCTGGTCGGTCTGACCCTGTCCTTCTCCGGGGCCACCCTCCAGGCGGTATTCCGCAATCCGCTCGTGGATGCCTATCTGCTGGGATTGTCCTCGGGGGCGGCGTTTGGCTGCGCCATCTCGGTGGCCTTTTTTCCATCCCTGCCCATCCAGGTGGGGGCCTTTATTTTCAGCCTGCTGGCGGCTTTCTTGACCTTTACTTTGGCTCGGACCCGCGGCGAGGTGCCGACTCTGTCCCTGATTCTGGCCGGGATTGTGGTTTCGGCCTTTTTCGCCGCCATGGTTTCGGTCATCAAATTCATGGTGGACCCCCACAAGCTGGCCAGCATCGTCTATTGGCTGATGGGCAGTCTCTCTCTGGCGGATTGGCACGCCGTCTGGACCGCCTTACCCTGGATGCTGGCGGGGGCGTCGCTCGTCTGGCTGGGCCGCTGGCGTCTCAATGCTTTGTCCATGGGCGAGGTGGAAGCGAAAGCCTTGGGAGTGGAAGTCGGGCGAGAGCGGGGTCTGTTTATCCTGGCCGCCGCGGTCGCCGTCGCCGCGGCGGTGTCGGTCAGCGGCATCATCGGCTGGGTGGGGTTAATGACCCCGCATATCGTCCGCATGCTGGTAGGCCCGGACCACCGGCGGGTAATTCCGCTATCTATGACGGTCGGAGCCAGTTTTATGCTATTGTCGGATACTGTCGCCCGCACCTTTACCGCCGGGGAGATCCCGGTGGGTATTATTACTACCCTGTTCGGAGCGCCCTTTTTTATCTATCTTCTCAAGAAAGGCGGCCAGGAATCCTGGAAGACATGATTACCGTCACGGACCTCAGCATCCAGCTTAACGGCCAGCCCATCCTTAACGGGGTAACCATAGAGGCCCGTCCGGGCGAGGTCACGGTCTTGTTGGGACCTAACGGCTCCGGGAAGACTACCCTGTTGTTGTGCCTCAGTGCCCAGCTCCGGCCCCAAACCGGTACCATCAACCTGGCTGGCCATCACCTCGATAAGCTGCGGCGGCGAGCCTTGGCGCAGTTGTTGGCCACCGTCCCCCAGGAGCATCACCCGGTCTTTCCCTACACTGTGCGTGAGGTCATTCTGCTGGGCCGGGTGGCCCGGGTCGGCTATTGGACGCAGCCGGGATCCCGGGATCACGAAGTGGTCGAACAAATCCTGGACCTCTTGGGTATCCGGCCCCTGGCTGACAAACCCTATACCCGCATCAGCGGCGGTGAGCGGCAACTGGTGCTGATCGCCCGCTGTCTGGCCCAGGAACCCCAGGTGCTGTTGCTCGATGAACCCACCAGCCACCTGGATTTTAAAAATCAGGTGGTGATCTTGGAATTGGTACGAGACTTGGCCCGTCAGCGTCAGTTGACGGTGCTGCTTACCCTGCATGACCCGAATCTGGCGCTGCTGTTCGCTGACCGGGTCGTCCTGCTGGCCGGAGGCCAGGTGGTCGCGCAGGGAACGCCTGGGGAAGTGGTCCACCCGGCGGCCATGGCCCAGCTCTACGGCATGGAAGTGGAGATGCTGTCCCAGGGCGACCAGAGGCTTCTGTGCCCCAAACTGCCATGATTGTGACTGAGGGTTTAGGCAAAGATTATCGGGGGATAGTAGCCCTGGAAGATTTGACCCTGCATATTCGCTC encodes:
- a CDS encoding iron ABC transporter permease, with translation MKARTWVQWGLLLSPLPAFVLALQVGAYPVPWETLWGAFVYCPEQAALPDYLRVIIFNVRLPRIVLAMLVGLTLSFSGATLQAVFRNPLVDAYLLGLSSGAAFGCAISVAFFPSLPIQVGAFIFSLLAAFLTFTLARTRGEVPTLSLILAGIVVSAFFAAMVSVIKFMVDPHKLASIVYWLMGSLSLADWHAVWTALPWMLAGASLVWLGRWRLNALSMGEVEAKALGVEVGRERGLFILAAAVAVAAAVSVSGIIGWVGLMTPHIVRMLVGPDHRRVIPLSMTVGASFMLLSDTVARTFTAGEIPVGIITTLFGAPFFIYLLKKGGQESWKT
- a CDS encoding ABC transporter ATP-binding protein, which translates into the protein MITVTDLSIQLNGQPILNGVTIEARPGEVTVLLGPNGSGKTTLLLCLSAQLRPQTGTINLAGHHLDKLRRRALAQLLATVPQEHHPVFPYTVREVILLGRVARVGYWTQPGSRDHEVVEQILDLLGIRPLADKPYTRISGGERQLVLIARCLAQEPQVLLLDEPTSHLDFKNQVVILELVRDLARQRQLTVLLTLHDPNLALLFADRVVLLAGGQVVAQGTPGEVVHPAAMAQLYGMEVEMLSQGDQRLLCPKLP